One Vespa crabro chromosome 1, iyVesCrab1.2, whole genome shotgun sequence genomic region harbors:
- the LOC124424573 gene encoding neurexin-4 isoform X3, whose product MQDLTMFKGNTNGDTIKLNKFEVPIIAQWIRINPTRWRDRISLRLELYGCDYESDVLSFNGSSLVRLDLLREPIETDRHSIRFRFKTNFADGILMYSRGTQGDFIALQLRDNRMLLNIDLGSGIMTSLSVGSLLDDNMWHDVVISRNRKNISFSVDRVLIKGRVKGEFHRLDLNRALYIGGVPNKQEGLVIGQNFTGCIENFYLNTTNIIHELRETELTGENLKYHKINTIYNCPEPPVIPISFLTPGSYARLKGYEGISSLNVSLGFRSYEDRGIILYHRFTSPGYVKLFLEQGKLKIEIETKGNSKVILDNFDEKFNDGKWHQVILTVAKNTLILNVDGRPMRTKRILEMITGSLYWIGGMTGEESNRGFVGCMRMISIDGNYKLPTDWKEEEYCCKNEIVFDACQMVDRCNPNPCKHSGICTQNSDEFFCDCANTGYSGAVCHTSLHPLSCEAYKNMNSVNQRAEIKIDVDGSGPLAPFPVTCEFFADGRVMTVLRHSNEVPTPVDGFEEPGSFIQDINYDADLDQIEAFLNRSTRCSQRIKYECKHSKLFNSPVPQNDYFKPNSWWVSRQNQKMDYWGGALPGSRKCECGILGNCADPSKWCNCDADLEGRLEDSGDITEKEYLPVKQLRFGDTGTPLDEKEGKYTLGPLICEGDDLFKNVVTFRIVDATINLPTFDIGHSGDIYFEFKTTIENAVIIHSKGPTDYIKVSINGGNQIHFQYQAGGGPLAVSVDTSYKLADNQWHSVSVERNRKEARIIIDGALKNEVREPPGPVRALHLTSDLVIGATVDYRDGFVGCVRALLLNGQLQDIRGYARRGIYGISEDCVGRCESNPCLNNGTCHEKYNGYWCDCRWTAFKGPICADEIGVNMRSNSMIKYDFMGSWRSTISEKIRVGFTTTNPKGFLLGLFSNISGEYMTIMVSNSGHLRVVFDFGFERQEVIFPSKHFGLGQYHDVRLSRKNSGSTLVLKVDNYEPKEFHFDIKTSADAQFNNIQYMYIGKNESMTEGFAGCISRVEFDDIYPLKLLFQENGPGNVRSLSNTPVTEDFCGVEPITHPPNIVETRPPPDVDEDKVRAAYNEVDTAILGSILAVIIIALVIMAVLIGRYMSRHKGEYLTQEDKGAEIALDPDSAVVHSTTGHQVQKKKEWFI is encoded by the exons ATGCAAGACTTAACG ATGTTCAAAGGAAACACAAATGGAGATACTATCAAACTTAATAAATTTGAAGTTCCAATTATTGCACAATGGATAAGAATAAATCCAACCAGATGGCGAGATAGAATATCATTGAGACTTGAATTATACGGATGTGATTatg AATCCGatgtattatcatttaatggGTCATCTTTGGTTCGTTTGGATTTGTTAAGAGAGCCAATTGAAACAGATAGACATTCTATACGTTTTCGTTTTAAAACGAATTTTGCAGATGGTATACTAATGTATTCACGTGGTACACAAGGAGACTTTATTGCATTACAATTACGTGACAATAGAATGTTATTGAATATCGATCTTGGATCTGGTATTATGACGAGTTTATCAGTAGGAAGTCTTTTGGATGATAACATGTGGCATGATGTTGTTATatcaagaaatagaaaaaatatttctttttctgttgaTAGGGTGTTAATAAAAGGAAGAGTTAAAGGAGAATTTCATCGTCTAGATTTAAATAGAGCA CTTTATATTGGTGGAGTACCTAACAAGCAGGAAGGTTTAGTAATAGGTCAAAATTTCACAGGgtgtatagaaaatttttatttgaatactACCAATATTATTCATGAATTAAGAGAAACTGAACTTACCGGAGAAAATCTAAAATATCACAAAATTAACACGATTTACAATTGTCCTGAACCTCCTGTCATTcctatatcatttttaacgcCTGGATCTTATGCTCGGCTTAAAGGTTACGAGGGTATTTCTTCGTTGAACGTTTCTCTTGGATTTCGAAGTTACGAAGATCGAGGAATAATACTTTATCATAGATTTACATCTCCAGGATACGTTAAA ctATTCTTAGAACAAGGCAAATTGAAAATCGAAAtcgaaacaaaaggaaattcAAAAGTGATATTAGAtaattttgatgaaaaatttaatgacgGAAAGTGGCATCAGGTTATCTTAACAGTGGCAAAAAATACTCTTATACTAAATGTCGATGGTAGACCTATGAGAACTAAACGTATTTTGGAAATGATAACTGGATCATTATATTGGATTGGTGGTATGACGGGAGAAGAAAGTAACCGTGGATTTGTTGGCTGTATGAGAATGATAAGTATTGATGGAAATTATAAGTTACCAACTGATtggaaagaagaggaatattgttgtaaaaatgaaattgtgtTTGATGCTTGTCAAATGGTCGATCGTTGTAATCCTAATCCTTGTAAACACTCTGGTATATGCACTCAAAATTCTGATGAATTCTTCTGTGATTGTGCCAATACTGGTTATTCAGGAGCTGTTTGTCatacat CATTACATCCTTTATCTTGTGaggcatataaaaatatgaattcgGTAAATCAAAGGgcagaaattaaaattgacgTTGACGGAAGTGGTCCATTAGCACCCTTTCCAGTTACTTGTGAATTTTTTGCCGATGGACGTGTAATGACAGTTCTAAGGCATAGTAACGAAGTCCCAACACCCGTTGATGGATTTGAAGAACCAGGCAGTTTTATTCAAGATATCAATTATGACGCTGATCTCGATCAAATAGAAGCTTTTTTGAATCGATCAACGAGATGTAGTCAAAGAATAAAATACGAATGTAAACActcgaaattatttaattcaccag TTCCGCagaatgattattttaaacCAAATTCATGGTGGGTGAGCAGGCAGAATCAAAAAATGGATTATTGGGGTGGCGCTTTACCTGGTTCACGTAAATGTGAATGTGGAATACTTGGGAATTGTGCGGATCCAAGTAAATGGTGTAACTGTGATGCTGACTTAGAAGGTAGACTTGAAGATAGCGGAGATATAACGGAAAAGGAATATCTTCCTGTGAAGCAATTACGTTTTGGAGATACTGGTACACCATTGGATGAAAAAGAAGGCAAATATACTCTGGGACCACTTATTTGTGAAGGAGATG atttaTTCAAGAATGTAGTAACATTCCGCATTGTTGACGCTACAATTAATCTACCTACTTTTGATATCGGCCATAGTGGGGATATCTATTTTGAATTTAAGACGACGATTGAGAATGCTGTAATTATTCATAGCAAAGGCCCTACGGATTATATCAAAGTTTCTATTAATGGTGGAAATCAGATACATTTTCAATATCAAGCAGGTGGTGGACCACTTGCCGTAAGCGTTGATACGTCTTATAAATTAGCTGACAATCAATGGCATTCCGTATCCGTTGAAAGAAATCGTAAAGAAGCTAGAATAATTATTGACGGAGCATTGAAAAATGAAGTCAGAGAACCTCCTGGACCAGTTCGTGCACTTCATCTTACTTCAGATTTGGTAATTGGAGCAACTGTTGATTATAGGGACGGCTTTGTAGGTTGTGTAAGAGCTTTACTTTTAAATGGACAATTACAAGATATTAGAGGTTATGCGAGACGTGGAATATATGGTATAAGTGAAGATTGTGTGGGACGATGTGAAAGTAATCCGTGTCTTAACAATGGTACATgtcatgaaaaatataatggatATTGGTGTGACTGTCGTTGGACTGCATTCAAAGGACCAATTTGTGCGGATg AAATTGGCGTTAACATGCGTTCAAACTCAATGATAAAGTATGACTTTATGGGCAGTTGGCGTTCCACTATTTCTGAAAAGATTAGAGTTGGATTTACAACGACTAATCCTAAAGGTTTCTTACTTGGTCTGTTCTCAAATATTTCAGGAGAATATATGACGATCATGGTTTCTAACAGCGGTCATTTACGTGTCGTTTTTGATTTCGGTTTCGAACGACAAGAAGTTATATTTCCATCGAAACATTTTGGTTTAGGACAGTATCACGACGTTAGATTAAGTAGAAAAAATTCTGGATCCACTCTTGTCTTAAAAGTTGATAATTATGAACCAAAAGAATTCcattttgatattaaaacCTCCGCTGATGCtcaattcaataatattcaatatatgtatataggtaaaAATGAATCTATGACGGAAGGATTTGCAGGTTGTATATCTAGAGTCGAATTCGATGATATATAtcctttgaaattattatttcaagagAATGGACCAGGAAATGTTAGATCTTTAAGTAATACACCCGTTACCGAAGATTTTTGCGGAGTAGAACCAATTACACATCCACCAAATATTGTTGAAACACGACCGCCACCTGATGTAGACGAAGACAAAGTTAGAGCTGCTTATAATGAAGTTGATACTGCAATTTTAGGAAGTATATtagctgttattattatagctttaGTAATTATGGCAGTACTTATAGGAAGATACATGTCGAGGCATAAAGGCGAATATTTGACTCAAGAAGATAAAGGTGCTGAAATTGCATTAGATCCAGATTCAGCGGTTGTTCACTCTACGACCGGCCATCaagttcaaaagaaaaaagaatggtttatataa
- the LOC124424573 gene encoding neurexin-4 isoform X4 translates to MFKGNTNGDTIKLNKFEVPIIAQWIRINPTRWRDRISLRLELYGCDYESDVLSFNGSSLVRLDLLREPIETDRHSIRFRFKTNFADGILMYSRGTQGDFIALQLRDNRMLLNIDLGSGIMTSLSVGSLLDDNMWHDVVISRNRKNISFSVDRVLIKGRVKGEFHRLDLNRALYIGGVPNKQEGLVIGQNFTGCIENFYLNTTNIIHELRETELTGENLKYHKINTIYNCPEPPVIPISFLTPGSYARLKGYEGISSLNVSLGFRSYEDRGIILYHRFTSPGYVKLFLEQGKLKIEIETKGNSKVILDNFDEKFNDGKWHQVILTVAKNTLILNVDGRPMRTKRILEMITGSLYWIGGMTGEESNRGFVGCMRMISIDGNYKLPTDWKEEEYCCKNEIVFDACQMVDRCNPNPCKHSGICTQNSDEFFCDCANTGYSGAVCHTSLHPLSCEAYKNMNSVNQRAEIKIDVDGSGPLAPFPVTCEFFADGRVMTVLRHSNEVPTPVDGFEEPGSFIQDINYDADLDQIEAFLNRSTRCSQRIKYECKHSKLFNSPVPQNDYFKPNSWWVSRQNQKMDYWGGALPGSRKCECGILGNCADPSKWCNCDADLEGRLEDSGDITEKEYLPVKQLRFGDTGTPLDEKEGKYTLGPLICEGDDLFKNVVTFRIVDATINLPTFDIGHSGDIYFEFKTTIENAVIIHSKGPTDYIKVSINGGNQIHFQYQAGGGPLAVSVDTSYKLADNQWHSVSVERNRKEARIIIDGALKNEVREPPGPVRALHLTSDLVIGATVDYRDGFVGCVRALLLNGQLQDIRGYARRGIYGISEDCVGRCESNPCLNNGTCHEKYNGYWCDCRWTAFKGPICADEIGVNMRSNSMIKYDFMGSWRSTISEKIRVGFTTTNPKGFLLGLFSNISGEYMTIMVSNSGHLRVVFDFGFERQEVIFPSKHFGLGQYHDVRLSRKNSGSTLVLKVDNYEPKEFHFDIKTSADAQFNNIQYMYIGKNESMTEGFAGCISRVEFDDIYPLKLLFQENGPGNVRSLSNTPVTEDFCGVEPITHPPNIVETRPPPDVDEDKVRAAYNEVDTAILGSILAVIIIALVIMAVLIGRYMSRHKGEYLTQEDKGAEIALDPDSAVVHSTTGHQVQKKKEWFI, encoded by the exons ATGTTCAAAGGAAACACAAATGGAGATACTATCAAACTTAATAAATTTGAAGTTCCAATTATTGCACAATGGATAAGAATAAATCCAACCAGATGGCGAGATAGAATATCATTGAGACTTGAATTATACGGATGTGATTatg AATCCGatgtattatcatttaatggGTCATCTTTGGTTCGTTTGGATTTGTTAAGAGAGCCAATTGAAACAGATAGACATTCTATACGTTTTCGTTTTAAAACGAATTTTGCAGATGGTATACTAATGTATTCACGTGGTACACAAGGAGACTTTATTGCATTACAATTACGTGACAATAGAATGTTATTGAATATCGATCTTGGATCTGGTATTATGACGAGTTTATCAGTAGGAAGTCTTTTGGATGATAACATGTGGCATGATGTTGTTATatcaagaaatagaaaaaatatttctttttctgttgaTAGGGTGTTAATAAAAGGAAGAGTTAAAGGAGAATTTCATCGTCTAGATTTAAATAGAGCA CTTTATATTGGTGGAGTACCTAACAAGCAGGAAGGTTTAGTAATAGGTCAAAATTTCACAGGgtgtatagaaaatttttatttgaatactACCAATATTATTCATGAATTAAGAGAAACTGAACTTACCGGAGAAAATCTAAAATATCACAAAATTAACACGATTTACAATTGTCCTGAACCTCCTGTCATTcctatatcatttttaacgcCTGGATCTTATGCTCGGCTTAAAGGTTACGAGGGTATTTCTTCGTTGAACGTTTCTCTTGGATTTCGAAGTTACGAAGATCGAGGAATAATACTTTATCATAGATTTACATCTCCAGGATACGTTAAA ctATTCTTAGAACAAGGCAAATTGAAAATCGAAAtcgaaacaaaaggaaattcAAAAGTGATATTAGAtaattttgatgaaaaatttaatgacgGAAAGTGGCATCAGGTTATCTTAACAGTGGCAAAAAATACTCTTATACTAAATGTCGATGGTAGACCTATGAGAACTAAACGTATTTTGGAAATGATAACTGGATCATTATATTGGATTGGTGGTATGACGGGAGAAGAAAGTAACCGTGGATTTGTTGGCTGTATGAGAATGATAAGTATTGATGGAAATTATAAGTTACCAACTGATtggaaagaagaggaatattgttgtaaaaatgaaattgtgtTTGATGCTTGTCAAATGGTCGATCGTTGTAATCCTAATCCTTGTAAACACTCTGGTATATGCACTCAAAATTCTGATGAATTCTTCTGTGATTGTGCCAATACTGGTTATTCAGGAGCTGTTTGTCatacat CATTACATCCTTTATCTTGTGaggcatataaaaatatgaattcgGTAAATCAAAGGgcagaaattaaaattgacgTTGACGGAAGTGGTCCATTAGCACCCTTTCCAGTTACTTGTGAATTTTTTGCCGATGGACGTGTAATGACAGTTCTAAGGCATAGTAACGAAGTCCCAACACCCGTTGATGGATTTGAAGAACCAGGCAGTTTTATTCAAGATATCAATTATGACGCTGATCTCGATCAAATAGAAGCTTTTTTGAATCGATCAACGAGATGTAGTCAAAGAATAAAATACGAATGTAAACActcgaaattatttaattcaccag TTCCGCagaatgattattttaaacCAAATTCATGGTGGGTGAGCAGGCAGAATCAAAAAATGGATTATTGGGGTGGCGCTTTACCTGGTTCACGTAAATGTGAATGTGGAATACTTGGGAATTGTGCGGATCCAAGTAAATGGTGTAACTGTGATGCTGACTTAGAAGGTAGACTTGAAGATAGCGGAGATATAACGGAAAAGGAATATCTTCCTGTGAAGCAATTACGTTTTGGAGATACTGGTACACCATTGGATGAAAAAGAAGGCAAATATACTCTGGGACCACTTATTTGTGAAGGAGATG atttaTTCAAGAATGTAGTAACATTCCGCATTGTTGACGCTACAATTAATCTACCTACTTTTGATATCGGCCATAGTGGGGATATCTATTTTGAATTTAAGACGACGATTGAGAATGCTGTAATTATTCATAGCAAAGGCCCTACGGATTATATCAAAGTTTCTATTAATGGTGGAAATCAGATACATTTTCAATATCAAGCAGGTGGTGGACCACTTGCCGTAAGCGTTGATACGTCTTATAAATTAGCTGACAATCAATGGCATTCCGTATCCGTTGAAAGAAATCGTAAAGAAGCTAGAATAATTATTGACGGAGCATTGAAAAATGAAGTCAGAGAACCTCCTGGACCAGTTCGTGCACTTCATCTTACTTCAGATTTGGTAATTGGAGCAACTGTTGATTATAGGGACGGCTTTGTAGGTTGTGTAAGAGCTTTACTTTTAAATGGACAATTACAAGATATTAGAGGTTATGCGAGACGTGGAATATATGGTATAAGTGAAGATTGTGTGGGACGATGTGAAAGTAATCCGTGTCTTAACAATGGTACATgtcatgaaaaatataatggatATTGGTGTGACTGTCGTTGGACTGCATTCAAAGGACCAATTTGTGCGGATg AAATTGGCGTTAACATGCGTTCAAACTCAATGATAAAGTATGACTTTATGGGCAGTTGGCGTTCCACTATTTCTGAAAAGATTAGAGTTGGATTTACAACGACTAATCCTAAAGGTTTCTTACTTGGTCTGTTCTCAAATATTTCAGGAGAATATATGACGATCATGGTTTCTAACAGCGGTCATTTACGTGTCGTTTTTGATTTCGGTTTCGAACGACAAGAAGTTATATTTCCATCGAAACATTTTGGTTTAGGACAGTATCACGACGTTAGATTAAGTAGAAAAAATTCTGGATCCACTCTTGTCTTAAAAGTTGATAATTATGAACCAAAAGAATTCcattttgatattaaaacCTCCGCTGATGCtcaattcaataatattcaatatatgtatataggtaaaAATGAATCTATGACGGAAGGATTTGCAGGTTGTATATCTAGAGTCGAATTCGATGATATATAtcctttgaaattattatttcaagagAATGGACCAGGAAATGTTAGATCTTTAAGTAATACACCCGTTACCGAAGATTTTTGCGGAGTAGAACCAATTACACATCCACCAAATATTGTTGAAACACGACCGCCACCTGATGTAGACGAAGACAAAGTTAGAGCTGCTTATAATGAAGTTGATACTGCAATTTTAGGAAGTATATtagctgttattattatagctttaGTAATTATGGCAGTACTTATAGGAAGATACATGTCGAGGCATAAAGGCGAATATTTGACTCAAGAAGATAAAGGTGCTGAAATTGCATTAGATCCAGATTCAGCGGTTGTTCACTCTACGACCGGCCATCaagttcaaaagaaaaaagaatggtttatataa
- the LOC124424573 gene encoding neurexin-4 isoform X2, whose product MNTFNCFVVVFALAANSLTNAYDYECNVPLLDRAHLTATTSLPERGPNNARLNGGNAWTASSSDFGQYLIIDLGQVMNITAVATQGRAHKNEYVMEYGISYGTNGLDYVDFKEESGNIKMFKGNTNGDTIKLNKFEVPIIAQWIRINPTRWRDRISLRLELYGCDYESDVLSFNGSSLVRLDLLREPIETDRHSIRFRFKTNFADGILMYSRGTQGDFIALQLRDNRMLLNIDLGSGIMTSLSVGSLLDDNMWHDVVISRNRKNISFSVDRVLIKGRVKGEFHRLDLNRALYIGGVPNKQEGLVIGQNFTGCIENFYLNTTNIIHELRETELTGENLKYHKINTIYNCPEPPVIPISFLTPGSYARLKGYEGISSLNVSLGFRSYEDRGIILYHRFTSPGYVKLFLEQGKLKIEIETKGNSKVILDNFDEKFNDGKWHQVILTVAKNTLILNVDGRPMRTKRILEMITGSLYWIGGMTGEESNRGFVGCMRMISIDGNYKLPTDWKEEEYCCKNEIVFDACQMVDRCNPNPCKHSGICTQNSDEFFCDCANTGYSGAVCHTSLHPLSCEAYKNMNSVNQRAEIKIDVDGSGPLAPFPVTCEFFADGRVMTVLRHSNEVPTPVDGFEEPGSFIQDINYDADLDQIEAFLNRSTRCSQRIKYECKHSKLFNSPVPQNDYFKPNSWWVSRQNQKMDYWGGALPGSRKCECGILGNCADPSKWCNCDADLEGRLEDSGDITEKEYLPVKQLRFGDTGTPLDEKEGKYTLGPLICEGDDLFKNVVTFRIVDATINLPTFDIGHSGDIYFEFKTTIENAVIIHSKGPTDYIKVSINGGNQIHFQYQAGGGPLAVSVDTSYKLADNQWHSVSVERNRKEARIIIDGALKNEVREPPGPVRALHLTSDLVIGATVDYRDGFVGCVRALLLNGQLQDIRGYARRGIYGISEDCVGRCESNPCLNNGTCHEKYNGYWCDCRWTAFKGPICADEIGVNMRSNSMIKYDFMGSWRSTISEKIRVGFTTTNPKGFLLGLFSNISGEYMTIMVSNSGHLRVVFDFGFERQEVIFPSKHFGLGQYHDVRLSRKNSGSTLVLKVDNYEPKEFHFDIKTSADAQFNNIQYMYIGKNESMTEGFAGCISRVEFDDIYPLKLLFQENGPGNVRSLSNTPVTEDFCGVEPITHPPNIVETRPPPDVDEDKVRAAYNEVDTAILGSILAVIIIALVIMAVLIGRYMSRHKGEYLTQEDKGAEIALDPDSAVVHSTTGHQVQKKKEWFI is encoded by the exons ATGAACACTTTCAATTGTTTTGTGGTCGTCTTTGCTCTTGCGGCAAATTCATTGACAAACGCAT ATGATTACGAATGTAATGTGCCGCTTTTGGATAGAGCTCATTTAACAGCAACTACATCTTTACCGGAGAGAGGACCTAACAATGCAAGACTTAACG GCGGAAACGCATGGACGGCTAGCAGCTCAGACTTTGGCCAATACCTGATTATTGACTTGGGTCAAGTAATGAATATCACGGCTGTGGCAACCCAGGGAAGAGCCCATAAGAATGAGTATGTTATGGAATATGGTATCAGCTATGGTACCAATGGTCTTGATTATGTGGATTTTAAAGAAGAATCTGGTAATATCAAG ATGTTCAAAGGAAACACAAATGGAGATACTATCAAACTTAATAAATTTGAAGTTCCAATTATTGCACAATGGATAAGAATAAATCCAACCAGATGGCGAGATAGAATATCATTGAGACTTGAATTATACGGATGTGATTatg AATCCGatgtattatcatttaatggGTCATCTTTGGTTCGTTTGGATTTGTTAAGAGAGCCAATTGAAACAGATAGACATTCTATACGTTTTCGTTTTAAAACGAATTTTGCAGATGGTATACTAATGTATTCACGTGGTACACAAGGAGACTTTATTGCATTACAATTACGTGACAATAGAATGTTATTGAATATCGATCTTGGATCTGGTATTATGACGAGTTTATCAGTAGGAAGTCTTTTGGATGATAACATGTGGCATGATGTTGTTATatcaagaaatagaaaaaatatttctttttctgttgaTAGGGTGTTAATAAAAGGAAGAGTTAAAGGAGAATTTCATCGTCTAGATTTAAATAGAGCA CTTTATATTGGTGGAGTACCTAACAAGCAGGAAGGTTTAGTAATAGGTCAAAATTTCACAGGgtgtatagaaaatttttatttgaatactACCAATATTATTCATGAATTAAGAGAAACTGAACTTACCGGAGAAAATCTAAAATATCACAAAATTAACACGATTTACAATTGTCCTGAACCTCCTGTCATTcctatatcatttttaacgcCTGGATCTTATGCTCGGCTTAAAGGTTACGAGGGTATTTCTTCGTTGAACGTTTCTCTTGGATTTCGAAGTTACGAAGATCGAGGAATAATACTTTATCATAGATTTACATCTCCAGGATACGTTAAA ctATTCTTAGAACAAGGCAAATTGAAAATCGAAAtcgaaacaaaaggaaattcAAAAGTGATATTAGAtaattttgatgaaaaatttaatgacgGAAAGTGGCATCAGGTTATCTTAACAGTGGCAAAAAATACTCTTATACTAAATGTCGATGGTAGACCTATGAGAACTAAACGTATTTTGGAAATGATAACTGGATCATTATATTGGATTGGTGGTATGACGGGAGAAGAAAGTAACCGTGGATTTGTTGGCTGTATGAGAATGATAAGTATTGATGGAAATTATAAGTTACCAACTGATtggaaagaagaggaatattgttgtaaaaatgaaattgtgtTTGATGCTTGTCAAATGGTCGATCGTTGTAATCCTAATCCTTGTAAACACTCTGGTATATGCACTCAAAATTCTGATGAATTCTTCTGTGATTGTGCCAATACTGGTTATTCAGGAGCTGTTTGTCatacat CATTACATCCTTTATCTTGTGaggcatataaaaatatgaattcgGTAAATCAAAGGgcagaaattaaaattgacgTTGACGGAAGTGGTCCATTAGCACCCTTTCCAGTTACTTGTGAATTTTTTGCCGATGGACGTGTAATGACAGTTCTAAGGCATAGTAACGAAGTCCCAACACCCGTTGATGGATTTGAAGAACCAGGCAGTTTTATTCAAGATATCAATTATGACGCTGATCTCGATCAAATAGAAGCTTTTTTGAATCGATCAACGAGATGTAGTCAAAGAATAAAATACGAATGTAAACActcgaaattatttaattcaccag TTCCGCagaatgattattttaaacCAAATTCATGGTGGGTGAGCAGGCAGAATCAAAAAATGGATTATTGGGGTGGCGCTTTACCTGGTTCACGTAAATGTGAATGTGGAATACTTGGGAATTGTGCGGATCCAAGTAAATGGTGTAACTGTGATGCTGACTTAGAAGGTAGACTTGAAGATAGCGGAGATATAACGGAAAAGGAATATCTTCCTGTGAAGCAATTACGTTTTGGAGATACTGGTACACCATTGGATGAAAAAGAAGGCAAATATACTCTGGGACCACTTATTTGTGAAGGAGATG atttaTTCAAGAATGTAGTAACATTCCGCATTGTTGACGCTACAATTAATCTACCTACTTTTGATATCGGCCATAGTGGGGATATCTATTTTGAATTTAAGACGACGATTGAGAATGCTGTAATTATTCATAGCAAAGGCCCTACGGATTATATCAAAGTTTCTATTAATGGTGGAAATCAGATACATTTTCAATATCAAGCAGGTGGTGGACCACTTGCCGTAAGCGTTGATACGTCTTATAAATTAGCTGACAATCAATGGCATTCCGTATCCGTTGAAAGAAATCGTAAAGAAGCTAGAATAATTATTGACGGAGCATTGAAAAATGAAGTCAGAGAACCTCCTGGACCAGTTCGTGCACTTCATCTTACTTCAGATTTGGTAATTGGAGCAACTGTTGATTATAGGGACGGCTTTGTAGGTTGTGTAAGAGCTTTACTTTTAAATGGACAATTACAAGATATTAGAGGTTATGCGAGACGTGGAATATATGGTATAAGTGAAGATTGTGTGGGACGATGTGAAAGTAATCCGTGTCTTAACAATGGTACATgtcatgaaaaatataatggatATTGGTGTGACTGTCGTTGGACTGCATTCAAAGGACCAATTTGTGCGGATg AAATTGGCGTTAACATGCGTTCAAACTCAATGATAAAGTATGACTTTATGGGCAGTTGGCGTTCCACTATTTCTGAAAAGATTAGAGTTGGATTTACAACGACTAATCCTAAAGGTTTCTTACTTGGTCTGTTCTCAAATATTTCAGGAGAATATATGACGATCATGGTTTCTAACAGCGGTCATTTACGTGTCGTTTTTGATTTCGGTTTCGAACGACAAGAAGTTATATTTCCATCGAAACATTTTGGTTTAGGACAGTATCACGACGTTAGATTAAGTAGAAAAAATTCTGGATCCACTCTTGTCTTAAAAGTTGATAATTATGAACCAAAAGAATTCcattttgatattaaaacCTCCGCTGATGCtcaattcaataatattcaatatatgtatataggtaaaAATGAATCTATGACGGAAGGATTTGCAGGTTGTATATCTAGAGTCGAATTCGATGATATATAtcctttgaaattattatttcaagagAATGGACCAGGAAATGTTAGATCTTTAAGTAATACACCCGTTACCGAAGATTTTTGCGGAGTAGAACCAATTACACATCCACCAAATATTGTTGAAACACGACCGCCACCTGATGTAGACGAAGACAAAGTTAGAGCTGCTTATAATGAAGTTGATACTGCAATTTTAGGAAGTATATtagctgttattattatagctttaGTAATTATGGCAGTACTTATAGGAAGATACATGTCGAGGCATAAAGGCGAATATTTGACTCAAGAAGATAAAGGTGCTGAAATTGCATTAGATCCAGATTCAGCGGTTGTTCACTCTACGACCGGCCATCaagttcaaaagaaaaaagaatggtttatataa